A genomic region of Haliotis asinina isolate JCU_RB_2024 chromosome 1, JCU_Hal_asi_v2, whole genome shotgun sequence contains the following coding sequences:
- the LOC137293278 gene encoding cytochrome P450 3A6-like, whose amino-acid sequence MVETMDVVTLLLALVVVLASLLLLGYTYATWTHGMFQQMGIPAPKPGLLGIVSRYKKEGIGGCDLQLVKKYGRVVGVFHGRIPSLVISDPAMIKQICVKDFSNFVNRSTFGPMPKIVMDCIAEIYDEHWKFMRCVLSPTFRTSKLKQMMTLIERCSDLLVKNMDTEAKKKKSVDMRHFMGCYTMDVIANTGFSIDLDSQSDPDNVFVTYCRKAFKLTFPIIFLLTLLFPFTKSIFGKIDFQILDFDKDKAKFREVVKQVIEDRKNNPDPRYGDMLQAMLDTNKEGTEGDSDDDSDDDDTETILDFKYYKKRGLTNYEIFCNSHIFLLAGFETTSRALTFTAYNLATHPEIQEKLYQSIIKQLGHRKPTYAEVTKMQYLENVFMETLRLYPPATRNTRVAAKSTTINGYNIPAGMPVIIPVYAIHHDPEFWAEPEKFDPDRFLPENKHELHEYMWMPFGVGPRNCMGMRLALLEAKMAIVALVQNFRFVVTPETIAPEELQNGRFIRPETRVFVGVERRE is encoded by the exons ATGGTTGAAACCATGGACGTGGTGACACTCTTACTGGCTTTGGTTGTGGTCCTCGCTTCTCTCCTACTACTGGGATACAC CTACGCGACATGGACTCATGGCATGTTCCAGCAGATGGGGATCCCAGCACCTAAACCCGGGTTACTAGGCATCGTGAGCCGCTACAAGAAAGAG GGAATCGGCGGATGTGACCTTCAGCTCGTGAAGAAATATGGCCGCGTTGTGGG CGTGTTCCACGGCAGAATTCCATCCCTCGTCATCTCAGACCCCGCCATGATTAAGCAAATTTGCGTGAAGGACTTCTCCAACTTTGTCAACAGATCG ACGTTTGGTCCGATGCCAAAGATCGTGATGGACTGTATCGCGGAGATCTACGACGAACACTGGAAGTTCATGCGATGTGTTCTCAGTCCCACATTCCGGACATCTAAACTGAAacag ATGATGACGTTGATTGAGAGATGTTCCGACCTGTTGGTCAAAAACATGGATACAGAAGCAAAGAAGAAGAAAAGCGTTGACATGAGACA TTTTATGGGCTGCTACACCATGGACGTCATCGCCAACACCGGCTTTAGCATCGACCTCGACAGTCAGTCCGACCCCGACAATGTCTTCGTCACCTACTGTCGGAAGGCCTTTAAACTGACCTTTCCCATAATCTTCCTTTTGACAC TGTTGTTTCCCTTCACGAAGTCCATCTTTGGGAAGATTGACTTCCAGATTCTGGACTTCGACAAAGACAAGGCCAAGTTCCGTGAAGTGGTGAAACAGGTGATCGAGGACAGGAAGAACAATCCGGACCCG CGCTACGGGGACATGCTACAGGCGATGTTGGACACCAACAAGGAAGGGACAGAAGGAGACTCGGACGACGATTCTGATGATGACGATACTGAAACAATACTTGACTTCAAGTACTACAAGAAACGAG GTCTGACGAACTACGAGATTTTCTGCAACTCTCACATCTTCCTCCTCGCCGGCTTCGAGACAACCTCCAGGGCCCTGACCTTCACCGCCTACAACCTGGCCACGCACCCCGAGATCCAGGAGAAACTGTACCAGTCGATAATCAAGCAATTAGGACAT AGGAAGCCCACGTACGCCGAGGTGACGAAGATGCAGTACCTGGAGAACGTGTTCATGGAAACTCTGAGACTGTATCCCCCGGCAACCAG GAACACCCGAGTTGCAGCCAAGAGCACCACCATCAACGGCTATAACATCCCCGCCGGCATGCCAGTCATCATCCCCGTCTACGCAATTCATCATGATCCCGAGTTCTGGGCCGAACCAGAAAAATTCGACCCTGACAG GTTCCTCCCCGAGAACAAACACGAGTTGCACGAGTACATGTGGATGCCGTTTGGCGTTGGGCCCCGAAACTGTATGGGAATGAGGCTGGCCCTGTTGGAGGCCAAGATGGCGATAGTGGCTTTGGTGCAGAACTTCCGGTTTGTTGTAACTCCGGAGACAATA GCACCGGAAGAGCTACAAAATGGACGTTTCATTAGACCCGAAACTCGTGTGTTTGTCGGCGTTGAACGACGTGAATAG
- the LOC137293294 gene encoding cytochrome P450 3A6-like, with protein MVDTMDVVTLLLAVVVVLASLLLLGYIYATWTHGMFQQMGIPAPKPGLLGIVSRYKEQGTEGCDLQLVKEYGRVVGVFHGRIPSLVISDPAMIKQICVKDFSNFVNRSTFGPIPKIVMDCIAEIYDEHWKFMRCVLSPTFRTSKLKQMMTLIERCSDLMVKNMDIEAKKKKSVDMRHFMGCYTMDVIANTGFSIDLDSQSNPDNVFVKYCRKAFKLTFPIIFLITLLFPFTKSIFEKIDFQILDFDKDKAKFREVVKQVIEDRKNNPNPRYGDMLQAMLDTSKEGTERDSDDDSDDDTETILDFKYYKKRGLTNYEIFCNSHIFLLAGYETTSRALTFTAYNLATHPEIQEKLYQSIIKQLGHRKPTYAEVTKLQYLENVFMETLRLYPPASRNTRVAAKSTTINGYNIPTGMPVIIPVYAIHHDPEFWAEPEKFDPDRFLPENKHELHEYMWMPFGVGPRNCMGMRLALLEAKIAIVALVQNFRFVVTPETIAPEQLQNGRFIRPESRVFVGVERRE; from the exons ATGGTTGACACCATGGACGTGGTGACACTCTTActggctgtggttgtggttcTCGCTTCACTCCTACTACTGGGATATAT CTACGCGACATGGACTCATGGCATGTTCCAGCAGATGGGGATCCCAGCACCTAAACCCGGGTTACTAGGCATCGTGAGCCGCTACAAGGAACAG GGAACCGAAGGTTGTGACCTACAACTCGTGAAGGAATATGGCCGTGTTGTGGG TGTGTTCCACGGCAGAATTCCATCCCTCGTCATCTCAGACCCCGCCATGATTAAACAGATTTGCGTGAAGGACTTCTCCAACTTTGTCAACAGATCG ACGTTCGGTCCGATCCCCAAGATCGTGATGGACTGTATCGCGGAGATCTACGACGAACACTGGAAGTTCATGCGATGTGTTCTCAGTCCCACATTCCGTACATCTAAACTGAAACAG ATGATGACGTTGATTGAGAGATGTTCCGATTTGATGGTCAAAAACATGGATATAGAAGCAAAGAAGAAGAAAAGTGTTGATATGAGACA TTTTATGGGCTGCTACACCATGGACGTCATCGCCAACACCGGCTTTAGCATCGACCTCGACAGTCAGTCCAACCCCGACAATGTCTTCGTCAAATACTGCCGGAAGGCCTTTAAACTGACCTTTCCCATAATCTTCCTGATTACAT TGTTGTTTCCCTTCACCAAGTCCATCTTTGAGAAGATTGACTTCCAGATTTTGGACTTCGACAAAGACAAGGCCAAGTTCCGTGAAGTGGTGAAACAGGTGATCGAGGACAGGAAGAACAATCCGAACCCG CGCTACGGGGACATGCTACAGGCGATGTTGGACACCAGCAAGGAAGGGACAGAAAGAGACTCGGACGACGATTCTGATGATGATACTGAAACAATACTTGACTTCAAGTACTACAAGAAACGAG GTCTGACGAACTACGAGATTTTCTGCAACTCTCACATCTTCCTCCTCGCTGGCTACGAGACGACCTCCAGGGCCCTGACCTTCACCGCCTACAACCTGGCCACGCACCCCGAGATCCAGGAGAAGCTGTACCAGTCAATAATCAAGCAATTAGGGCAT AGGAAACCCACGTACGCCGAGGTGACaaagttgcagtacttggagaACGTGTTCATGGAAACTCTAAGACTGTATCCCCCGGCATCCAG GAACACTCGAGTTGCAGCCAAGAGCACCACCATCAACGGCTACAACATCCCCACCGGCATGCCAGTCATCATCCCCGTCTACGCAATTCATCATGACCCCGAGTTCTGGGCCGAACCGGAAAAATTCGACCCTGACAG GTTCCTCCCCGAGAACAAGCACGAGTTGCACGAGTACATGTGGATGCCGTTTGGAGTCGGGCCCCGAAACTGTATGGGAATGAGGCTGGCCCTGTTGGAGGCCAAGATAGCGATAGTGGCTTTGGTGCAGAACTTCCGGTTTGTTGTAACTCCGGAGACAATA GCCCCGGAACAGCTACAAAATGGACGTTTCATTAGACCCGAATCTCGTGTGTTTGTCGGCGTTGAACGACGTGAATAG